The genome window GCTTTAGAGAGGAGAAATAGGAGCTAACCTGGAAGCAAGGAGAATCCTATGGGATTTTTCAgatccttaaaaaactaaacttaaatatgaataaagcaaatagcaaaaattttaaatgcaatttaaCTCAAGTCCAATTTTCAGTTTctgcatattaactttttatttttgaatatcaCAAACTTTCatcagaatactttttaaaatattctgcatGTATTTAACAAATCTGACAAAGGACGAATATCCAGTTTACTTGCATTAGACTATGAAGCGTGACCTGAACAgccaattaacaaatatttatgatcATTAAGTACAGGTAACAATGGAAAAGTCAATGCATTAATTTGATGGCATTCTATCACTAAGCAATGTTCATTAACACTACTAGTAATTCCCCTAGAGCATAGGCAAAATGTAGTGGAGGAATTTCCCTCAAAAGCAAATTTAAGGGATTAaatgtcatcatcatcactactGAGGAGAGAGCTGCTGCATATGGACAGGGCCCCTTCTTCCTGAACATTCCGCAAACCACCCACCATCCCTTTCTCATCAGAATCATCGAACAACTTCTCACGTGAATCCTCTACAAACAACTTCTCATTGGAATCATCATCTTCAAACATATTTTCATCTATACCTTCTTCATCCTCCTTTGCATCTACTTCACCTTCTTTTTCATCTGAATATTCAAACATCTTTTCATCTGCAtcatctttttcctccttttcatcAGCACCTTCAAGCCCCTTTTCATCTGCATCTTCTTCGTCCCCTTTTTCATCAGACTCCTCATCAAAAACTTTTTCATAtgcatctccttctccttccattTCATCTGATTCGTCGTAAAAGTCTCTCTCAGAGCCTTCCCCATCAAACACTTTTTCAGAGTTGTCATCTTCAAATTCTGATTTTTCAGAGTCATTTTCTTCTAACTCTTTTTCGAGCACATTTTCATGAAACCCCTTGTCAGAGCCATTCTCATCAAACTCTTTTTTGAGGCCATTTTCTCCTAATTCTTTTTCAGGGCCATCTTCAAACAACTTTTCAGAGCAGTGTTCTTCAGATTCTCTTTCCAACTCATTTTCTTCAAACTCCTTTTGGGGGCCATTCTCTTCTTCAGTCCCCTGGTTGGGGCCATCTTCTTTAGACTCCTTTTCAAAGCCATTCtcttcaaaatcattttttaatcgCTTTTGGGGTTCTCTTCCAGGGCCATTCACTTTAGACTCTTTTTTAGGACTAACCTCTTCCAACTCTTTTCTGGGACTACCTTCTCCAGACTCTCTTTCAAGGTAGTCTCTACGATCTCTTTGGGGGCAGGCTTCCTCATACTTTCTTTCAGATCCTTTTTGGGGGTAGCATTCTTCAGCCTCTCGTTTGATGTCACTTTCTTTAGCATCTTCTTCAAATTCTCCCCCATCCTTTGTTTTTTCAAACTTTTCATCTATAGGTTCTTCAAATTCCATTTGAGTTGCAGCTTCTTGAGCCTTCATTTTAGATGAGCTAGGGTGCTCTGAAAAATGCCTTACTATAGAAGGCCCTGCCCTTTCTGAAGCACAGATGGAATTTGAACACCCAAGACCTTTATTCGCCTCAGGAGCATTGAGGAAAGCCTCCCATCCTTTCaacctttcctccctttctcttgtgGTCTCCTCCACCTGATAATCTGTAGTTCCATCCCACACTTGGGCAGTGATTTGACGGCCACCAAACCACCGTCCATTAAGGGTTTGAATACAATAATCAGCTTCCTCTGGATCCCTGAAGGACACAGAGGCCACACCACCTGGGTGTCTATCAAACACAAGGAGCTTCCTAATTTGTCCAAACTTTGAACACTCTACTCGAAGATCTTCTCTGATCTCATTCAGCACCAATGGATCATCCTCAAAATCCATGGGATGAAACATATTTTTGATGATGACAACTCGCTCATGGCGCATTCGGGATGGCCCATCCCTTCTCTCGGGTCTCCAATCCAACTGCTTTTGTTGCAGAGACAGCTTTTTCTTGTAGTCCTtgcacttcttcttcttcttagagGCATCATATTCCCCCTTCAGTTGAAACCTTGCCACCTCGACATGTAATCTGTGGCCTCTAATTTCATCTTCATCCAAAAGTTTTAATGCAAGATCCACAGATTCCCTCTTCAAATAACAGCAAAGCCCATCTCCTTTAAGATTTCCTTGATTGTCTTTGTAAAGCTTGACTTTAAATTCTTCTGTTTGAGGATCTCTCATAATAATGCCAAACTTGGACATGAGCTGTATAAATTCATCCAGTGTAATATCTGAAGGCAAGCCAGACACATATACATTTGTATTTCTGTCTTCTTCAACATGAAACCATCCTAATTCagcctttctcttttctcccctatTTTTGGGATCACTGGGTTCAGAGGTCTTTCTTTGAGGAGTTTCCTCTGCAGGCCTACTACTAACATCTTGAACATTTGTAGTAGAGCTAGACACACCATCATTAGGAAAGCCATAATTGGCCTGATATGTAGCAATGAAATCTTCAGTGATCTTGGGGAACCAAGCCTTCTTATCCAGGTCCCACTCATAGGGGGTGTCATCTGGCTGCTGCCTGAAAGAATTGGTTTCTCTTCTGGGATCTTTCTGGGTATTTCCATCCTTAGTGTCTCCATACAACTTTTGCATTCGCAACTGCTCATCAAAGTCATCTTTCTCATCCAAGTTGTTGCCGCTCATGTTGCCGATTTAGCCCAGGGGCACAGTCCAGGCGCGAGGCTAGAGGGGAATAGAGAAAATGTGGTCTGCCATGCTTGACCCCGCTGCTCCCCCACCCGCCTACCACCCACAATACTGTGCATTGATAGATAAAGGAATGAACAATATATAAAGTATACATATAGTGGAATATTAGCCAgccttaaaaataaggaaattctgATAATATGCtacaaaatggatgaaccttgaggatagtatgtaaagtgaaataaactagtaacaaaagaacaaacattatatgatttcacttatatgaggtatttgGAGTACTCAGATTCGTAGAGACAGTAGGATAGCAGTTGCCAGTACTtcacactactgaactgtacacttaaaaatggttaagataataaattttgttatgtgtattttaccacaattaaaagcCAAAACCAAAAAACATGAGCTTCAGCTTGGGAGGGCctgaaattacttttatttaaaatatatttttattgatttcagagaggaagggacactgagagagatagaaacatcaatgatgatgagagagaatcattggctgcctcctgcattcttgtaggtaccctactggggattgaacctgtaatctgggcatgtgcccttgaccagattcgaacctgggacccttcagttcacaggccaatgctctacccattgagccaaactggctagaactgaaattacttttatttattgtctaaagttgaTAAGActctcatttcattttctgaCTAGCAACAAccagtcattcattcagcaaatatttattgagcatgtgcCAGATGACATATGGGATACAGTAGTGAATAAAACAGATAGAAAGCCCTGATTTTCACGGAGCTTACATCTAGACTGATTGATATGCAAGACTCCTTTTGAAACCTAATGCTGACATATTAATTTACAAAAAGAACCAGTACTGACAGTTAGTTgactaaagaaatacaaatgtcttttaacatggaaagatgttcaatcccagtcaaaacaagagaaatacaaattaaaactacactTTTTCTTCCTATAAACTGGCAGAAAGTCCAAACTGTTGACAAAATACTCTGTTAGTGAGGCTATGGGGGGAAAGGCAtgctcatacattgctggtataAGGGTAAAATGGCACGTTTTTCATGGACAGCAATGAAATAATAACACCATAAACAATTAAGTCTCCTCAGACTTCCCAGTGAGTTCAACAGCATATCCCCTGCCATTGGAATTATATTCAATTTGAACCAGTAACTCTACTTTAAAAAGGAATTCTAAGAAATAAATGCAGGCcttggccagatagctcagttggttagagtgtttgtcctgatacaccaaggttgcaggttcaatccccaatcagggtacctacaagaatcaaccagcctggctgacatggctcagtagttgagcgtgaacctatgaaccaggaggtaatggtttgattcccagtcagggcacatgcctgggttgcaggctcgattcccagtaggggcatggaggaggcagccgatgaatgtttctctcacatcattgatctctctctctctctctctctctctctctctctctctctcctccccctctctctccccttctgcccccctctccattcttctctgaaataaataaaaatatattttttaaaaagaatcaaccaatgaatgcataaataagtggagcaacaaatcaatgttctctttctctttctaaaaatcaatttaaaaagagaaataaatgcagATATATAAAGAGAACAATAGGAGGATGCTTGTACGCTTGTTGCAGCATTATGTATAATAACAAAAActgcaaaaatattttgtttattactcAAGAAATAATTGGATAAATAATGGTATATTCATACTACAGAATggaatcattttaaaaagctagATTTGTCTACATCCCACTATATATTAATTAAGTTGCAGACAAAATGCATCATCATCATAATAGCTAATACTTAAATTGTGTTGATAATGTGTCAAACAGTGTTCTAAGAACTTTTCACatattatctcatgtaatcctcataaTCTTTTAAggtta of Eptesicus fuscus isolate TK198812 chromosome 3, DD_ASM_mEF_20220401, whole genome shotgun sequence contains these proteins:
- the LOC103305071 gene encoding HIV Tat-specific factor 1 homolog, with the translated sequence MSGNNLDEKDDFDEQLRMQKLYGDTKDGNTQKDPRRETNSFRQQPDDTPYEWDLDKKAWFPKITEDFIATYQANYGFPNDGVSSSTTNVQDVSSRPAEETPQRKTSEPSDPKNRGEKRKAELGWFHVEEDRNTNVYVSGLPSDITLDEFIQLMSKFGIIMRDPQTEEFKVKLYKDNQGNLKGDGLCCYLKRESVDLALKLLDEDEIRGHRLHVEVARFQLKGEYDASKKKKKCKDYKKKLSLQQKQLDWRPERRDGPSRMRHERVVIIKNMFHPMDFEDDPLVLNEIREDLRVECSKFGQIRKLLVFDRHPGGVASVSFRDPEEADYCIQTLNGRWFGGRQITAQVWDGTTDYQVEETTREREERLKGWEAFLNAPEANKGLGCSNSICASERAGPSIVRHFSEHPSSSKMKAQEAATQMEFEEPIDEKFEKTKDGGEFEEDAKESDIKREAEECYPQKGSERKYEEACPQRDRRDYLERESGEGSPRKELEEVSPKKESKVNGPGREPQKRLKNDFEENGFEKESKEDGPNQGTEEENGPQKEFEENELERESEEHCSEKLFEDGPEKELGENGLKKEFDENGSDKGFHENVLEKELEENDSEKSEFEDDNSEKVFDGEGSERDFYDESDEMEGEGDAYEKVFDEESDEKGDEEDADEKGLEGADEKEEKDDADEKMFEYSDEKEGEVDAKEDEEGIDENMFEDDDSNEKLFVEDSREKLFDDSDEKGMVGGLRNVQEEGALSICSSSLLSSDDDDI